Genomic window (Microbacterium oxydans):
GATGACGAGGTCGACGTCGAGGATGGCATCGGCCAGCCGCGGCCCCTGGGTGCTGGCCCTGAGCAGCGTGCGCATTGTCGGGGCGAAGCGCGCAGCTTCGTCCCTCCAGGTGGCGAGCACCGAGGTGGGCACCACGACGAGGAAGGGGCGCCGCTCCCCCGACTCACGGGCATGCACGATGAGGGCGAGCAGCTGCAGCGTCTTCCCCAGGCCCATGTCGTCGGCGAGGATGCCGCCGAGGCGATGGCCCCAGAGGAAGGCGAGCCAGTTCAGGCCCTCCCTCTGGTACGGACGGAGTTCGGCTGTGACGCCGCGGGGTACAGGCACCTCCGGGACCGACCCCGCGCGACGCAGGCCCTCTGCGGTCGCGCGCCAGGTCACCGCGGGAAGCGCTTCGTCGGCGAGGTCTTCGAAGTCCTCCCACAGGTCGGTCTGGTGACGGCTGATCCGGGGGCCGGTCTCCCACTCGTCGAGCTCGCCCGACTCGTCGATCAGCTCCCGCAGACGATCGAGGGCGTGGTGGCTCAGGGAGAAGTAGCTGCCGTCGACGAGGAGGAGCTTCTTCTTCCCCTTGCTGAGCGCCGTGAACAGGGGCTCGAAGGGGATCGTGCGCCCATCGATCTTGACCAGCACCCCGAGATCGAACCAGTCGGGATCTGTGCTCTCGACCGTCGTCACGGTGATCTCCGGCTCGCCCGTCAGCTCGTGATAGCTCTTGCGTCGGCCCGAGACGGAGACCGTGACACCCTCGGCTTCGAGCGCGGGCACCGTGCGGGTGACGAACTCGGCCGCGGCGACGTCATGGAACGATCCCGTCGGAGCGATCGTCTCACCCAGATGCTCCGTCCAAACCGCCTGGAGCGCATCGCGGAGCGCATCTTCGGCGGCCACGTCGCGCACGGCGTCTCCGCCCGGCGGGAACGGGACCCGTCCGAACCCGCGGTAATCCCACTCGAACGTGTACTTGACCGTGTCGCCGCGCAGGAAGGACAGGTCGAGCACCGGTCGGGGTGCGGGCAGCTCCGGCAGCTCGACGCGACCGACCGGACGCACCTCGATCCGACGGGCGAGCAGCGGATAGGCGTCGCGGAAGAAAGCGGCTTCGTCGCGCGCGGGCACCTCGAGCCCGGTCCTGGCGGCGAGCAGCGCGTGCACCGGTTCTGCCATCGGCGCCTCGGCAAGCGTCACGCGCAGCTTCGTGCCGTGTTGCGCGACCTCGTACAGCCCGCTGTGACCGATCGTCTGCACGTCGGCGGGGTCGGCGTCGCGGCCGTCGATCATGATGTCCGGGCGCACGACGAGCTCGCCCCCGTCGTCACGCCCGACCGTCGCGCCGATCGAGGCGCGTTCGGCGAGCACGACGGTCGTGCTCTTCTGCGTGGCGATGAGCGGGATATCGACGTCGGCCGCCGCGCGCAGATGGCCCCAGAGAAGCCCGGACTCGATCAGATCGGCGACCAGCCAGTCGCCCGCCGTTCCGGAGAGCAGCGTGTCGCGCGCGATGCTGAGCAGATCGGCGAACCATCGGGAGCGGTCGCGTCCGTACTGCGTCGGCGATCGTCGCACCGCGTCCCAGGTCGCCGCTCCCTGCACCCAGGCGCCGGTCGCCGCGCTCTTCTCGAGCGGCCGGATGCCGAGCAGGATCTCGCCGGTGCGCTTCGCCACGTCGCGCGCGCTCGCAGTCCGCTGCGGGCGGGACGCCCAGGGGTTCGCCCCACGCCCGTCGCGCACACGGAGCTCGACCCCCAGCGCGAGCGGCGTCGCCGCATCCTCACGCGGGGCTCCGAGGATGGAACGCCAGTCTGCGGACGACGAGCCCTCCGGGCGGGAGGCGTCGTTCGGGAGGGGCATGTCCCCATCCTCTCCGACACCGCCGACAGTGCCTCGTGTCGGACGGGTCAGGCGGCGCGGGCCACCCGGGCGAGGACGCCGTGCACGAACGCACCGGAGTCGTCGGTCGAGAACTCCTTCGCGAGCTCGACGGCCTCATCGATCGCGACGGCCGTCGGCACCTCGTCGTTGTGCAGGATCTCCCACACGGCGATGCGCAGCAGGGCGCGGTCGACGGCGGGCATCCGCTCCAGCTTCCAGTCCCTGCTGTGCGTGGTGATCTGCTCGTCGATCTCGTCGCGCGCATCGATGATGCCGTCGACGATCTCCCGCGCATAGAGCCAGGAGGCCTCGCGGGCGGGCTCGCTCGCCGCGCGCTTGGCCTCGGCGGCCAGGGTCACGGCGAGGTCGTCACCGCGCACATCGGCGGAGAACAGGATGTCGAGAGCGCGCTTGCGCGCCTTCGTCCGGGCGCTCACGCCTTACTTCTCGCGGCCGAGGTAGTCACCCGTGCGGGTGTCGACCTTGACCTTGGTGCCGGTCTCGAGGAACAGCGGCACCTGGATCTCGTAGCCGGTCTCGAGCGTGGCGGGCTTGGTGCCGGCCGACGAGCGGTCGCCCTGCAGGCCGGGCTCCGTGTAGGTGACCTCGAGGATCACGGACGCGGGGAGGTCGATGTACAGCGGGTTGCCGTTGTTCATCGCGATGGTCACCTGCTGGTTCTCGAGCAGGAAGTTCTTCGCGTCGCCCACCGTCGCGGCGCCGACCGTGATCTGGTCGAAGTCGGTCTGGTCCATGAAGACGTAGCCGTCGCCATCGGTGTACAGGTACGTGTAGTCGCGGCGGTCGACGTTCTCGATCTCGATCTTCGCGCCCGCGTTGTACGTGCGGTCGACCGTCTTGCCGGAGACGACGTTCTTCAGCTTGGTGCGCACGAACGCGCCACCCTTGCCGGGCTTGACGTGCTGGAACTCGATGACGCTCCAGAGCTGCCCGTCGATGCTGAGGACGACGCCGTTCTTGATGTCTGCGGTAGATGCCATGCGCTGCGAGTTCCGTTCGTGAGTCTGCGGGGTCGGACGAGGCCGACAGTCGATTCTAAGGGATGAGTGCGGCGAGCTGTCGCACGGCGTCTGCGTAGCCCTGGACGCCGCGCCCGACCACGCGGACCGCGGCGACGTCATCGAGGTAGGAGTGGTGCCGGAACTCCTCGCGCGCGTACACGTCGGAGATGTGCACCTCGGCGAACGGCAGGGACACTCCCGTGAGCGCGTCGCGCAGCACGACGGAGGTGTGGGTGAGACCCCCGGGGTTGATGACGATGCCGACGCAGTCCTCGCGTGCGGCGTGGATCGCGTCGATCAGCACGCCTTCGTGATTGCTCTGCACGGCGGCCACCTCGAAGCCGACCTCGGCCGCGGCATCCGCGGTGAGCTGCTCCACGTCGGCGAGCGTGGCCGTTCCGTACAGCTCGGGCTCGCGCGTTCCCAGCAGGTTGAGGTTCGGTCCGTTCACGAGGAGGATGCGGCGGCTCACGCTCCGACCTCCTGGTAGGCCGCGAACAGCAGCGACTCGTCCGGAGCCTGCAGCACGGTGGGCTTCGCGATGTCGTCGAGCAGGATGAAGCGCAGCATCCCGCCGCGGCTCTTCTTGTCGCGCTGCATCGTCGCGAGCAGCTGCGGCCACGCGCCGGCCCGGTACGAGGTGGGAAGGCCCAGCGACTCGAGGATGGTGCGGTGACGCTCGGCCGCCGCGTCCGAGAGGCGTCCGGCCAGACGGGAGAGCTCCGCCGCGTACAGCATGCCCACCGAGATCGCCGCGCCGTGACGCCAGCGGTAGCGCTCGGCGTGCTCGATCGCGTGCCCGAGCGTGTGCCCGTAGTTGAGGATCTCGCGGAGCCCCGCCTCACGGAAGTCGTCCGAGACGACCTTCGCCTTCATGTCGATCGCGAGCTCGACGGTGCGACGGAACTCCTCGCTGGTCGGGTCGACCGCACGGGTCGGGTCGGCCTCGATGATGTCGAGGATCTCCGGCGCCCAGATGAACCCGGCCTTCACGACCTCCGCGAATCCCGCGGTCGCCTCGTTCGGGCTGAGGCTCGCGAGCTCGTCGAGGTCGCCCACCACCGCGCTCGGCGCCCAGAAGGCACCGACGAGGTTCTTGCCCTCCGCGGTGTTCACGCCGGTCTTGCCGCCGACGGCCGCATCGACGAGACCGAGGACGGTGGTCGGTACCTGGATCAGCTGGACGCCGCGCAGCCAGGTCGCGGCGACGAAGCCGGCGAGGTCGGTGACCGAGCCCCCGCCGTAGCCGATGACGGCATCGCTGCGCGTGAAGTCCGCCTGCCCCATGACCTGCCAGCAGAAGGCCGCGACCTCGATGCGCTTGCCCTGCTCCGCATCCGGGATCTCGGCGAGCAGCACCTCACGGGGGCCGTCGGCCGTGTCCGCGAGCAGTCTGTCGCGCAGCTCGGCGGCACGGGCCGCGAGTGTCGGCGGGTGCACGACGAGGATCTTGCGCACGCCCGGCGCGAGGGCGGCCGAGACCCGGTCGAGGATCCCCCGTCCGATCGTGATGTCGTAGGTGTCGTTCCCCGTGACGCTGATGGTCGTCGTGCTCATCGCTGCTCTCTCCTCCATGCCACGATCTCGTCCGCGATCTTCTGCATCGGACGACGTGAGGTGTCGAAGGTCGCCGATGACACCTCGGCGTACCACCCGCGACGCTCCTCGAAGATCCTCTTCCACCGCTCGAGCGGGTCCTCCCCCGCCAGCAGCGGGCGGTTGCTGCCGCGCAGCCGGTCGGCCACGGCCTCGGCGCTCACCGTCAGGAACACCACCGGGTGCTGCTGCAGCAGGTCGCGCGTCGCCGCCTCCGTCACCGCTCCTCCGCCCAGGGAGATCACTCCGCCCTCCGCCAACGCCTCGGCGACGGCGGCGCGCTCCAGGTCGCGAAAGTGCGCCTCGCCGTGCTCGGCGAAGATGCCGGGGATCGGACCGTGCGTCGCGACGATGCGCTTGTCGGTGTCGATGAAGGCGACGCCGAGCCGGCGGGCCACGCGCCTGCCGACGCTGGTCTTGCCGGCGGCCATCGGGCCGACCAGCACCAGCGTCAGCGGATCAGCCTCGCTCGTCATGCGCGATGAGCGCCGCCTCGGACGCGGGTGCCGTGCGCAGCTCCGCGGGGATGCCGGCGAGGTACCCCTCGAGGTTGCGGCGCGTCTCTCGGATGCTGTCGCCGCCGAACTTCTCCAGCACGGCGTTCGCGAGCTCGACCGCGACCATGGCCTCGGCGACCACGCCCGCGGCGGGCACGGCGCACACGTCGGAGCGCTGGTGGTGGGCCGTGGCGTCGTCGCCCGTGGCGATGTCGATCGTGCGCAGCGCGTGCGGGACCGTGGCGATCGGCTTCATGCCGGCGCGCACACGGAGCACGGTTCCCGTGGACATGCCGCCCTCGGTGCCACCGGCGCGGTCGGATCCGCGCGTGATGCCGTCCGCCGTGGCGAAGAGCTCGTCGTGCGCAGCGGAACCTCGGCGGCGCGTGGTCTCGAAGCCGTCGCCGACCTCGACGCCCTTGATCGCCTGGATGCTCATGAGCGCCTGCGCGAGGCGCGCGTCGAGACGCCGGTCCCACTGCACATGCGAACCGAGTCCCGGCGGAAGACCGTAGGCGAGGACCTCGACGATGCCGCCCAGCGTGTCGCCGTCCTTCTTGGCATCATCGACCTCGGCGACCATCAACGCGGAGGTCGCGGGGTCGAAGCAGCGCAGCGGATCGGCATCCAGGACGTCGACGTCGTCCGGCGTCGGGAGCGGGGATCCGGCGGGGACCTGCACCGGTCCGATCGACAGCGTGTGGCTGACGAGGCGGATGCCGAGCTCGCCCAGGAACGAGCGCGCGATCGCACCGAGGGCCACGCGTGCGGCGGTCTCGCGGGCGCTGGCGCGCTCGAGGATCGGACGGGCCTCGTCGAAGTCGTACTTCTGCATGCCGACGAGGTCGGCGTGTCCGGGGCGCGGGCGCGTCAGCGGAGCACTGCGTCCGCGGGATTTGTCGGTGAGTTCGACGGGCTCGGGGTTCATGACCTCGATCCACTTCGGCCACTCGGTGTTGCCGATGCGCAGGGCGATCGGGCTGCCGAGGCTCTTGCCATGACGGACGCCGCCGGAGAGCGTCAGCTCGTCCTGCTCGAACTTCATGCGCGAGCCGCGGCCGTAGCCCAGCTTGCGACGAGCGAGGTCGGCCTGGATGGCCTCGGACGACACCGGAACGCCGGAGGGCAGACCCTCCATGACGGCGATGAGTTCTGGGCCGTGCGATTCGCCGGCCGTGAGCACGCGGAGCATTGCTCCAGTCTCCCATGTGTTCGCACCCTCGCCGCGCCGCGTTTCGTCCGTGGGGCCGTTTCGCCGGAGCGACGCGGATCAGAGGGCGGCGCGCATGGCGGCGATGACGTCGGCCTCGTCGGGCAGGGCGACGGACGGGTCGCCGTGGCGGAAGATCCGGATCTGGCGCACGGCCTGGTGCAGCAGCATCCCGAGCCCGGAGATCGCAGGAGCGTCCCCCCAGACGGACGCGAGGGACGAGGGCCACGGGGCGTACGCGGCGTCGAAGAGGGCTCCGCCGCTCGCGGCCAGCACCGCCGCGGTCTCCGTGGCGAGGACGGTTCCGCTGGGCAGGGTCGCGATCGTCAGGTCCACACCGAGGACCGGATCGTCGAGCGCGGAGACCTCGACGACGACGCCGACGCGCTCTCCGAGATCGATCAACGGCGCCGCGCGTTCCGGTCGTCGGGCACGCACATCCACTCGCGCCGCGCCGATCTCCGCGACGGCGACCAGCGCCGACGCCGCGGTCGCGCCCGCGCCGAGGATGCGCACCGTCTCCACGTCGCCGATGCCGGCCTCTGCCAGCGCGTCGACGATGCCTCCCACGTCGGTGTTGAAGCCGGCGGGGCGCGCACTGAGCAGCAGGGTGTTGACGGCTCCGGTGAGGTCCGCGTGCCGATCCCGCGTCGCTGCCGCGCGGAACGCCTCTTCCTTCAGCGGCATCGTGAGGGAGAGACCACGCCACGTGCCGTCGAGCTGAGCGAGCGCCGTCGCGAATCCTTCAGCGGGAACCTGACGCCGCCCGTACTCCCAGTCGAGACCGAGCACCCGGTACGCGGCCGCGTGCAGGGCGGGCGACTTGGAGTGCCCGATCGGGTCGCCCCAGACCGCCAGACGGGTCATTGCGATCCGGCCGCGCATCCGTTGTTGTCGGGATTGTCGCGGCACCAGGCGCGCCATTTCTCCACGCCGGCGAGGTGCTCGTCGTACGTCGTCGAGAACTGCGTCTCCCCCGTCGCGAGGTTGATCGTGACGAAGTACAGCCACGGACCGTCATCGGGGTGCATCGCCGCCTTGATGGCCGCATCGCTCGGGCTCGCGATCGGTGTCACCGGGAGCCCCGTGTGCACGTAGGTGTTCCAGGGGTTCGGATCGGCGAGAGCCTCGGCCGAGCTGGAGACGACGCCTTCGTGCAGGGTGCCGTAGCCGTACTGGGCCGTCGAATCCATCTGCAGCTTCATGTCGATGTCGAGACGGTTCTGGATGACGCGCGAGACCTTCGGGAAATCCGCGGTCAGACCCTCGCGCTGGATGATCGAGGCGATCGTCAGCACGCGCTCCGCGTCTGCGGCCGGCACACCGGTGGCATCGAGCGCTTCACGGGTGCGGTCGACCATCCGCTGGATCACCTGCGGAGCCGTCACCCCGGGATCGAACTCGTACACCGCGGGGAAGAGCCAGCCTTCGAGGCTCTGCGCGTCGACGCCGTAGGCGGAGGGATCCTTGACCGCGGCCTCGAAGTCGGCCAGCGGGATGCCGAGCGTCTCCGCCATGCTGGGCAGCGACGACACGACCGTCCCGCCTTCGGAGACCGACACCGCGTTCGCCATCTTGTTCTCGTCGTTCTGGAGCGCGGCCAGAGCGGCCTCGGCCGTCATCTTCTCCTGCAGGCGGTAGACGCCCGGGTAGAACGTGACGTCGATGTTCTCATCGACCAGATAGTCGTAGAACACGTCCTCCGTCTTCGTGACGCCCGCCTCGTAGAGGGCGGCGGACACCGGCGCTCCGGTGTCGCCCTGCTTGATCGTCACGAGGGCCTCACCGGTCGCGAGACCCGGCTCCCAGTCCTTCGGCTCGCCCCATCCCATGGCGTCGGCGATCTTGTCGCCGTAGGTGTTGGCCACCCAGACGCCGGCGGCCGCGATGCCGCCGAGGATCGCCAGGACGATGATCAGCGCGATCAGGCATCCCTTGCGTCGCTTCTTCTTCGGTCGCGCGTCGACGTGGTCGTCGTGCGGAGCGAACAGGTCGTCGAGACCGCCGCCGATGACGGGGTCCGGATCCGGCTGCGCGACGGGAGCGGCGAGGGCAGGGTCCACCTGCGGTACGGCGCGAGTCGGAGTGTCCGCCGCATCGGCCGATGCGCGGACGGGCGTCACCGACGGCGTCTCGGTCTCGGAAGCGACGGCGTCATCGGCGGACGCGCGGACCGGCACGGGCGACGGATCCGTCGGAGCGCCCGCAGGGGTCGGCGACGAGGGCGAACCGGCAGCCGCCTCCCGCGCGGCGCGACGCGAGCCGGGCGCAGGGGCGCTGTTGTCGACCGTCGGGATCTGACGGGTCGGCTCCGGCAGGTTCTCGAACAGGTCCCCCAAGCGGGAGTCGGCGTCGTGTCGGGGCGTAGCGCTGTCGCGTTCGGACATCGTCAGGCGTGCTCCTCGTCAGGCGAGATGGCGGCACCGGCCGGGTTTCCGGTGCTCTTCTCCATGTCGATCGCCTGCTGCAGAAGCACCACGGCGGCGACCTGATCCACAATGCTACGAGACTTCTTCTGAGATCTCCCGGAACTTCGCAGTGCCGCGTGTGCGGTCACGGTGCTGAGGCGCTCGTCCACGAGGCGGACGGGGACACCGCTGCGCTCCTGCAGAGCCGCGGCGAACTCCCGCGCATCCGTGGTCGACGCGGTGTCCGCACCCTGCAGGTTGACCGGCAGTCCGACGACGAACTCCAGAGGCTCGTACTCCCCCGCGATCTCGACGAGTCGGGCGATCGATGCGTCATCGCGGGGAACCGTCTCCACCGGTACGGCGAGCATCCCGTCCGGGTCGCAGCGCGCCACCCCGACCCTCGCCCGACCGACGTCGATGCCGAGCCGCACCCCGCGGCGGAATCCGCTCACGCGACGTGCAGCTCCTGTGCGATGGCCTCGAGCGCCGCCGGCAGAGCCGACGCGTCCGCGCCGCCGCCCTGTGCGACGTCGTCACGACCGCCACCGCCACCGCCGAGGACTCCGGCGGCGCGCTTGGCCAGCGCGCCCGCCTTCGCACCGGCGGAGCGTGCGGCATCGTTGGTCGCCACGACCACGACGGGACGCCCGTTGACGACCGCGCCGAGTGCGACGATGGCCGCATCGGAACCGAGTCGATCGCGGACACCGTTCACGAGATCGCGCACGTCATCGGCCGAGGCCGCCTCGCCGAGGTTCTGCGCGGCCAGACGGAAGGCGCCGATGCGGGACGCGGCCTCGACGATCGCGGGGATCTGTCCGGCCCGCTCCTTCGCCTCGAACTGGGCGATGCGCTTCTCCGCGGCCTTGAGGCTCGCGGAGAGATCGGCGATGCGCTCGGGCAGCTGCTCCCGCGGCGTCTTGAGCGAGCTGGTGAGCTGCGACACGATCGCCCGCTCGGCGGCGAGCTCGCGGAAGGCGTCGGCGCCGACGAGCGCCTCGATGCGGCGGTTGGACGCGCCGACCGACGACTCTCCGACGAGGCTGACGAGCCCGATCTCGGCGCTCGTGCTGACGTGGGTGCCGGCGCAGAGCTCGCGCGACCAGGGGCCGCCGATGTCGACCATGCGCACCACGTCGCCGTACTTCTCGCCGAACAGTGCCATGGCGCCGGCGTCCTTCGCCTCGTCGAGCGAGACGATGCGGGTGGTCACCTCGAGGGCGTCCTGCACCGCGCGGTTCGTGATCTCCTCGATCTCGCTGCGGGTGTCGGCGGAGAGCGCCTGCGACCACGAGAAGTCGAACCGCATGTAGCCGGCACGGTTCAGCGAACCCGCCTGCGTCGCGGTCGGTCCGAGCGTGTCGCGGAGCGCCGCGTGCACGAGGTGCGTGGCGGAGTGCGCCTGGCGAGCGGCACGACGGTTCGCGGCATCCACCACGGTCGTCGCGATATCGTCGACGGCCACGCTGCCCCGCGTCACCTCGACGGTGTGGCTGATCAGACCCGGCACGGGCTTCTGCACGTCGAGCACCTCGAGCACATAGCCCGGTCCGACGATGGTGCCCTTGTCGGCGACCTGTCCACCGGACTCCGCGTACAGTGTGGTCTCGGCGAGCACGACCTCGGCGATCTGTCCCTCGGACGCGCTGCGCACGGGGGCGCCGTCGACGAGCAGCCCGAGCACGCGCGACTCGACCTCGAGGGCCGTGTAGCCGTCGAAGCCGGTCTCGCCCAGGGCGCGCAGGTCGCGGTACACCGACACGTCCGCGAGCTGACGCTTGCGGTTGCGGGCGTCGTCCTTGGCGCGCTGACGCTGCTCCTGCATGAGCGTGTCGAAAGCGGCGCGGTCGACGTCGAGGCCCGCCTCCTCGGCGACCTCGAGCGTGAGGTCGATCGGGAAGCCGTAGGTGTCGTGCAGCAGGAAGGCCTCGGGTCCGCTCAGGGTCTTCCCGCCGCCCTTCTTCGTCTCGTCCAGAGCGAGGTCGAGGATCGTGGAGCCGGCGACGAGGGTGCGACGGAACGTCTCCTCCTCGGCGAAGGCGGACGCGGAGAGCACCGACCAGTCCTTCTCGAGAACCGGGTAGACCTCTTTCATCGCGTCGCGCGACGCGGCGAACAGCTCGGGGAACGTCGGGGCGTCGACGCCCAGGAGGCGCATGGCGCGCACCGTGCGGCGCATGAGACGACGCAGGATGTATCCGCGTCCCTCGTTGGACGGGCGGACCCCGTCGGAGAGCAGCATGAGCGAGGAGCGCACGTGGTCAGCGATCACGCGGAACCGGACGTCGTCCTCGTGCGACGCGCCGTAGCGACGGCCCGAGAGCTCCACCGCGCGGTCGAGGACCGGGCGCACCTGGTCGGTCTCGTACATGTTCTCGACGCCCTGCTTGAGGAACGCGACGCGCTCGAGGCCCATGCCGGTGTCGATGTTCTTCATCGGCAGCTCGCCGACGATGTCGAACTCCGTCTTCCCGCGGATGTTCTCGATGAAGTCCTGCATGAAGACGAGGTTCCAGATCTCCAGGAAGCGCGTGTCGTCCGCCGCCGGGCCGCCGTCCTTGCCGTAGGAGGGCCCGCGGTCGAAGAAGATCTCCGAGTCGGGGCCGCCGGGACCGGGCTGCCCCGTGTTCCAGTAGTTGTCGGCGCGGCCGAGGCGCTGGATGCGCTCCGGCTTCAGACCGATGATGTCCCGCCAGATCGACTCGGCCTCGTCGTCCGTCTCGTAGACGGTGACCCAGAGGTCCTTCTCGTCGAAGCCCATCCCGCCGTCCGCCTCGGAGCTCGTGAGCAGCTCCCAGGCGTAGCGGATCGCGCCCTCCTTGAAGTAGTCGCCGAACGACCAGTTGCCGAGCATCTGGAAGAACGTGCCGTGACGGGCGGTGCGACCGACCTCTTCGATGTCGTTGGTGCGGATGCACTTCTGCAGGTCGGCGATGCGCGGATGCGGCGCGGGGACGACGCCCGTGAGATACGGGATCATCGGCACCATTCCGGCGACGGTGAACAGCAGGGACGGGTCGTCGCTGACCAGCGAGGCGGAGGGGACGATGAGGTGGTCGTTCTTCTCGAAGAAGTCGAGGTAACGCTGCGCGATATCCGCAGTTTTCATAGAGTGCCGGGTGTCCTTGCGTGAAGATGCCGCGCCGGAGCGCTGCTGCGGTGGTTCAGTTCTTGCCCGGCTCCGTGAGCCGTGCCTCCTGCTCGCGGTAGGCGTCGCCGATGATCGCGGTGAACCCGTTGATCCGGGCGTCGACCTCGGCGAGGATGTCATGACCGCGCGGGTCCTTGTTCATGAAGTGAGCCGCGACGAAGCCGCCGATCACACCGATCAGGAACCACTGCAAGCTCTTCATGTCGTCATCCTTGCCCTTGATCCGCGAAGGCGCGGTGTCACCATCGTATGCGGAAACGACAGGAGGCGTCGGGAATCCCGACGCCTCCTGCCTGATTGCTCTTTCGCTGGATCAGCGAGCCGCGTAGTACTCGACGACGAGCTGCACTTCGCAGATCACGGGGACCTCGGCGCGCTTCGGACGACGGATCAGACGCGACTGGAGCTTGTCGAGCTCGACCTCGAGGTAGCCCGGAACGGGGGGCAGAACCTCGGCGTGACCGCCGGCTGCTGCCACCTGGAAGGGCTCGGTGCCCTCGCTCTTGGCCTTGACGTGGATGAGCTGGCCCGGCTTCACGCGGAACGACGGGCGGTCGACGAGCTGGCCGTCGACGAGGATGTGACGGTGCACGACGAGCTGGCGAGCCTGAGCCGTGGTGCGGGCGAAGCCCGAGCGCACGACGAGAGCGTCGAGACGCATCTCGAGGAGCTCGACCAGGTTCTCACCGGTCAGGCCGTCCTGACGACGGGCCTCGTTGAACGTGTTGCGCATCTGCTTCTCGCGGATGCCGTACTGCTCGCGCAGACGCTGCTTCTCACGCAGACGGACGGCGTAGTCGCTGTCGGCCTTGCGCTTGGTGCGGCCGTGCTCACCCGGAGCGTAGGGACGCTTCTCGAGGTAGCGGGCTGCCTTCGGGGTGAGCGGGATGCCGAGGGCACGGCTCAGACGCACCTTGCGGCGGTCCTGGGACTTCGTGGTCACGAAGTTGTCCTTCCGATGACGTGGTCGCGTCTTTCACGACTCACGGACGTATCACCCGCGTTCTGCCTTGGAGCGCACGCCGGGGCGCCAGCAAGGTGTGGTGTGAACGAGGAGATGCCCGAGAACTCGGTTTCGAGCCGCTCAAGTCTAACAGATCGTCGCTCGCGGCCCGATCGGAAGGGTCAGCGGTCACCGAGGATGCGACGGATGCGCTCGAGACGCGCCCCGATGTCGCGCTCCGCGCCCAGATTCTTCGGCTCGTAGTAGCGCCGCCCGTCGAGCTCGTCCGGCAGATACTGCTGGGGCACGATGCCGTACTCGCTGTCGTGCGAGTACACGTAGCCGCGCCCATGTCCGAGGCGCTTCGCCCCC
Coding sequences:
- the rpsD gene encoding 30S ribosomal protein S4, with the translated sequence MTTKSQDRRKVRLSRALGIPLTPKAARYLEKRPYAPGEHGRTKRKADSDYAVRLREKQRLREQYGIREKQMRNTFNEARRQDGLTGENLVELLEMRLDALVVRSGFARTTAQARQLVVHRHILVDGQLVDRPSFRVKPGQLIHVKAKSEGTEPFQVAAAGGHAEVLPPVPGYLEVELDKLQSRLIRRPKRAEVPVICEVQLVVEYYAAR
- the mltG gene encoding endolytic transglycosylase MltG; amino-acid sequence: MSERDSATPRHDADSRLGDLFENLPEPTRQIPTVDNSAPAPGSRRAAREAAAGSPSSPTPAGAPTDPSPVPVRASADDAVASETETPSVTPVRASADAADTPTRAVPQVDPALAAPVAQPDPDPVIGGGLDDLFAPHDDHVDARPKKKRRKGCLIALIIVLAILGGIAAAGVWVANTYGDKIADAMGWGEPKDWEPGLATGEALVTIKQGDTGAPVSAALYEAGVTKTEDVFYDYLVDENIDVTFYPGVYRLQEKMTAEAALAALQNDENKMANAVSVSEGGTVVSSLPSMAETLGIPLADFEAAVKDPSAYGVDAQSLEGWLFPAVYEFDPGVTAPQVIQRMVDRTREALDATGVPAADAERVLTIASIIQREGLTADFPKVSRVIQNRLDIDMKLQMDSTAQYGYGTLHEGVVSSSAEALADPNPWNTYVHTGLPVTPIASPSDAAIKAAMHPDDGPWLYFVTINLATGETQFSTTYDEHLAGVEKWRAWCRDNPDNNGCAAGSQ
- the alaS gene encoding alanine--tRNA ligase — translated: MKTADIAQRYLDFFEKNDHLIVPSASLVSDDPSLLFTVAGMVPMIPYLTGVVPAPHPRIADLQKCIRTNDIEEVGRTARHGTFFQMLGNWSFGDYFKEGAIRYAWELLTSSEADGGMGFDEKDLWVTVYETDDEAESIWRDIIGLKPERIQRLGRADNYWNTGQPGPGGPDSEIFFDRGPSYGKDGGPAADDTRFLEIWNLVFMQDFIENIRGKTEFDIVGELPMKNIDTGMGLERVAFLKQGVENMYETDQVRPVLDRAVELSGRRYGASHEDDVRFRVIADHVRSSLMLLSDGVRPSNEGRGYILRRLMRRTVRAMRLLGVDAPTFPELFAASRDAMKEVYPVLEKDWSVLSASAFAEEETFRRTLVAGSTILDLALDETKKGGGKTLSGPEAFLLHDTYGFPIDLTLEVAEEAGLDVDRAAFDTLMQEQRQRAKDDARNRKRQLADVSVYRDLRALGETGFDGYTALEVESRVLGLLVDGAPVRSASEGQIAEVVLAETTLYAESGGQVADKGTIVGPGYVLEVLDVQKPVPGLISHTVEVTRGSVAVDDIATTVVDAANRRAARQAHSATHLVHAALRDTLGPTATQAGSLNRAGYMRFDFSWSQALSADTRSEIEEITNRAVQDALEVTTRIVSLDEAKDAGAMALFGEKYGDVVRMVDIGGPWSRELCAGTHVSTSAEIGLVSLVGESSVGASNRRIEALVGADAFRELAAERAIVSQLTSSLKTPREQLPERIADLSASLKAAEKRIAQFEAKERAGQIPAIVEAASRIGAFRLAAQNLGEAASADDVRDLVNGVRDRLGSDAAIVALGAVVNGRPVVVVATNDAARSAGAKAGALAKRAAGVLGGGGGGRDDVAQGGGADASALPAALEAIAQELHVA
- a CDS encoding shikimate dehydrogenase, whose amino-acid sequence is MTRLAVWGDPIGHSKSPALHAAAYRVLGLDWEYGRRQVPAEGFATALAQLDGTWRGLSLTMPLKEEAFRAAATRDRHADLTGAVNTLLLSARPAGFNTDVGGIVDALAEAGIGDVETVRILGAGATAASALVAVAEIGAARVDVRARRPERAAPLIDLGERVGVVVEVSALDDPVLGVDLTIATLPSGTVLATETAAVLAASGGALFDAAYAPWPSSLASVWGDAPAISGLGMLLHQAVRQIRIFRHGDPSVALPDEADVIAAMRAAL
- the ruvX gene encoding Holliday junction resolvase RuvX; translation: MSGFRRGVRLGIDVGRARVGVARCDPDGMLAVPVETVPRDDASIARLVEIAGEYEPLEFVVGLPVNLQGADTASTTDAREFAAALQERSGVPVRLVDERLSTVTAHAALRSSGRSQKKSRSIVDQVAAVVLLQQAIDMEKSTGNPAGAAISPDEEHA